ATTTTGGCCACTCCCACAACCACCATGACCACCAGCACCACCACAGCAGCGAGGTTGGAGAGAGCATTTTTCGGCTGGGTCTCTTTGCCGACATCGGGTTGGTCACCGGGAAAGCTTTAACCGGCTATTTATCTGGCAGCACCGCCATTATCGCCGATGCAGCGCATTCTGCCTCCGATGTGGTAATGCAATTTGCCTTTCTTCTTTATAATTTGCTAGGGATTCAATTCAGTTAAACGATGCCTTAATTCAGCGATTTGAAATGGGTTGTATGAATTTGATTGCTTGATTGATTGTTCCTTAATTGTTCATCAATATCATTTTGATGATGAAGTGTATTAATGTAATATCATCTTGATGATTGGGTATGATTCATATGCCCTCCACCTAATGCATCTTTGTTCCCTTGAATTGTGTGCTGGAAGAATTTTGGGATCAGGTTTTTCTTGTTCTAATTTTAGGTCTTTTTTTGTGGTGGTAATTACTGAGTTGATTTTGCTCACCAGCATTATTTCCTGTATGTTTCAGGTTCTTAGCGGTGTTGCATTATGGTCGTATAAAGTTGCAAAGGCTCCTAAGGACAAAGAACACCCATATGGTCACTCTTTATTTGTACTTACGAGCTACTCCGTTGATTTGAATTTATGCATATGTAGCCTTACTTTACTgccatttttattgttatcgatatttttaataaagtagAAGAGTGTGAAGAGTAGTTTATTCTTATCAAGGGTTTACTTATGCCCTTTGACCCTGTAAAAGTTGTTCCTGGTTTTTATCTTTCTATCATAGTTTTGAAGAAGCCACATATATGATGATTCCGTAGGCTACTTTGGATGTTTCTTGCTATGTGAAAAGAATGAAGTAAACTGATTAATTCCTGTAAGGAAGTTGCTTTCACTCATGAAACAGAACCAAATACAATTCCTAGAAGTCTGTTTTAGAAggttttttagggtttttagaGTGCTTTTGGGTCTTTGCAGCTTGCAAGTGTATACTGGGTTAGTCATTAATTTGAGAATAACTCTATATGAAGGGGTAAATGTCGATGTAAAGGGCAGTGATGGAGAAAAGGTTCTGTTTTATCTAAAGTTATTAGTTTTGGATGGTTAGGCTCAGATGCCATTGTCTTCTTGGacgttaaatttttttacaaccCAGGGTGGATTCATTCGCTCATGCATTAAGTTATAttctaaggtggtgtttgttttttggctgaatagaaaaagccaaaatatttagctttttctattaagctaaaagtaatttgttgacatcatccaatataactaaactgaacctattgataacaagttcactttagttatgttggatgatgtcaacagGTTACTTTTatctgaatagaaaaagccaaaatatttggttttttctattcaatcaaaaaacaaacaccacctaagggTAAAACTTACTACTTATtaattaatgacttaatttgactttaagttaaattattcgtaagttgttgacttaaaacttattacttattttttacttcaagtattaagattgtttggtaaagttaacttaaattttattataaatcatcaaattgagaTATTGACCTTCGTTGATCTCAACTAATATTTATATCTTCAATAATATTAAGTAATAGATTTATTTGTTAAACCgtcatatttaaagtattgtagAAACATGAgataactataaaaatatttactataaaagatTAGTTGTAAATGTAGAGTCAtggttgtaaaatatattttcatcaaACATGGTTGGCATGGTTTGGCACCCTTTGTATACTCTCTGTGTGTACTTTGGGCGCTTTTTGGTGCTTCCCTTTTTAATACATGGTTACCgtttacttattaaaaaaaaaaaaatcatcaaacatGGGTAAATGAAGTAAAAGAATCTTGAGATTAAGAATAtgggggtgtttggtaaaacttaatacttattacttaatgatttgaGTTGACTTTaggttaaattatacttaagttgttgacttaaaacttattactgaattcttactttaaatattcaggttgtttgataaaattaacttaaaatttattttaaatcatcaaattgatatatttatcctcatagaTTATAATTAGGACAAAGGAGGTTGAGTAACAATGAAGGTTGTGGAGTAGCAAAAGAGATCGTGGAGGTATTTAGGACATATGGgagtaaaaaggtaaaataaagatgtggacttaagaataagttaattgtttttacttattacttaaaattgtttttgactttaagtcatactattaagttattttaccaaacataaggggtgtttggtaaaacttaatacttgttacttaatgacttaagttgactttaagttaaattatttttaaattgttgatttaaaaacttattacttaattattactttaagtattaaagttgtttgataaaattaactaaaaactaattctaaatcatcaaattgacatatttatcctcataaattataactaaagtAAAAAAAGTTGAGTAATAGTGGAGGTTGTGGAGTGGCAAAGGAAATCATGCAGGTAACTAGGGCAAATGAGAGTAAAAAGGTGAACTGAAAATttagatttaagaataagttaattgtttttacttattatttaaagttgcttttaactttaagtcataccattgagttattttaccaaacatacttaatttacttaatgacttaaattaaattattaagtcattttaagttattaagttggtttaccaaacactcacatacttaatttacttaataacttaaattaagttattaagtcactttaagttattaagttggtttacaaATGCCCACtaagttaactattttaacttaatatttaaagttatttttaactcttagttgtaatattaatttattttatcaaacattcttAATCTAcctaatgacttaaattaagtcattaaatcatattaagtaattaagttaatttaccaaAAACCCACTAACTTGGAGCTATCTCCACCTGAGAAGTCAAACTGGCcccaaaactaaaataaacattttattaacGGCAAATAGATGAAACAAGGCGAACTGCTTCACCATCTAGTGCTATATGCCCCGGTTTGATGCTATCATCATCTAAAGAGCATGACTTCCATCACAGTTTATTCCTTAAGATAAGTGACCATAGAGAACCTTTTGCTATATGTTCCTCATTGTCTCCCAGAAATCCCTCTTTTATTAGGCATAAAATTGTTATGGTTGTTAACACTGTATTGATCATTTAATGCTATCTTCCCCCATGATAGAGATCATGGTGCTTGTCATGCTTGATGCTTCTACATCTTTAATTGCTTTTATCTCTTGTTATCTTTCAGGACATGGTAAGTTTGAGACTCTTGGAGCCCTTGGTATTTCTTGTATGCTTTTGGCAACAGCTGGAGGTATTGCATGGCATGCTGTAGATGTTTTACTGGTATgaactatttttctttcttctgttCCCATTCCAAGGGGCATCTATCTGGTTCAGTATCTAGGAGTTGAAGAAATTATGAATAATTGTTAAGCAACACAAATTACTAAGTCTCAGAAAGTAGTAGAGTCTGCTACGTTCACTCTCCTTCCTCAGAGTTCATTGTTTGTCATCTGCAGGGCGTGCTCTCAGCAGCTCCTGAAGTAATTAATCATTCATTGGCACATGAGCATGTGCATAGCCATCACCATAGTGGACATCACCATGGAATCGACGTGGATCATCCTGTACTAGCTTTGAGTATGACTGTCGTATCTATAGCTATTAAAGAAGGGTATACCTGTCATTTTTAGCTTTTagctaaatattttttttcttattctattaTTCTTAAGATCAATTTATCTTTGCttggattttctattttatgtatTATCTCCGTTCGACAATTGTAATTTGTTTATTGCACACTATTGTCCTTTGCATTGTAATTACTAATTCATGCTCCCCCTACACACTTCTACTTTAGTTCAGTCAATTGATAATTCTACTGGATGAGGTTTTTTCTTGATGAATTGATCATGGTCAGTAGATATAGGCACTACTTTCTGTAACTCTGTGCTTTTACTCATGTGATTAGGTTTTATGATTTGCCTGGGATAATCATGCTTTATTTGGACTTCTGTTGTCTCTTTTCATATGATATAGCTATTCTTTTGGattcatcatcatttttctcCTTGCCCACAGGCTTTACTGGATAACAAAAAGAGCTGGCGAAAGGCAAGGTAGTGGACTGATGATGGCAAATGCATGGCATCATCGTGTAGATGCTATTTCATCTGTAGTTGCTCTCATTGGGGTTGGTAAGAACCTTTGGTTCTTGCAATGAACATTCAGTTCTGATAAGGTTAAATATAGTTCCATTAATGGTCTTCCAATCTCTAGTTAATCAGGTTGTTTTGTGTACAACTCATCAGTACTTAAAATAATGTTGGAATAAtagtttatttatgtatttatctTAGAAGTACTTGTAAAATTGTAATAATATTGGGTATAATGCTTTATTGCAGACATAAAATATATAGTACTAATTACTAATGGAAATCtcgaaagaaaaataaaaaaaataacatacacataaaaaaagggaaagaaaggaaaagaaaaagaaaaacagaaggaACCATAGGAAGGAATCATGGGAAAACACAATATCGTGCTTATGATATAATCAAATTGAAGTAGGCTGGAAATAAGAGAATCATTAATTATAGAAAACGAAATGTGTATCACAAGCTGTGCATTAAAAACAAGTGATGAAGTGTTGGGAAGGGCATGTGAGGTTTTAGGTTCAAGTCCTAATTGGGACAAAAGTTTACCTATCAATTAAAAAAacgaacaaacaaacaaacgaaTAATGAAGTTAGGggttttcaaaacattaaaacaAATAGAAGTCCTTAgatcttcattaaaaaatatgcaagaaataatataaaacatccTAAATTTTTCTTGGACAATCAACTTTTCTAAAAGCTAAAATCATTGGGATTTAGGCTCAATCTATATTCGGCTCTCCAACATCCTCTTTCTCATGTGCTCCATATCCCTACATGGAGAAATAAATATGCCCTTCCCAGCATACCCATGGACTCAATAATTTGGGGAAATAAACACGTGTTGAAATTTGAACTCACGATCTCCCCCTAAACAAAGCTTTAATACCATGTTGGACAATcgatttttccaaaaacttaAGCTATTAAGATTTGGACTCAATATATATTATGCTCCTTAATACCCTTCCTTACGTTCAGCCTCATACCTGCACTTAGAGAGACAAACAGGTTTGCAGGCGAATGAATCACCTAAAGTCTCCTTTGGACTTTGCACATGACTCAAAGCCTTGGGGATAAACATGTGGTGAGGTTTGAACTCATGACCTCCTGCTAAAtgaggctttgataccatgctAGACAAtcaatttttccaaaagtttTAAGTTGTTAGGATTTGGAGCCATAATATAAATATGGCAAACCAAATATATGGCAGAGATATGCAACTATATATCAAAACAGTCTGTAATATTAAACAGTTATGTTTTTATGTTCAGTTTGTTGTTTACTGCAAATAATGGAGTTGGGGAAATTTAGTGATTATGCTTTGACTGTTGGCTTCTTGTGAATCAAACATGATGGTTCATGATTTTACTTGTTAGAGAATAATAGTCCATGACAGAAAATAAATCGGTTTCATTGTAATGCATAGCTTATGGGTTTCCCACTTTACAGTTCTTTATGTTCTCCAACATTTCACCAAACTATGATTGTGTGCCATCCAGTATCAATATGAGTTGCTTGGCTTTGAGTTTAATACAATAAGCACTTGGGGATTTAGCAATAAGAAAATTTATGGCTACGATGTATGTGATTAGTATTGTACAGGGTGGGATGAAATTGACCACATGTCCACTTACTGACCTATGAGagttgaaaattaaaagaaatggtaGATGTGAAGGGCAGCAAACAGGGAAAGAGGTTATAATGATTTGGTTGGTGCTGACAGAATGAAACAAGGGATGCTATGGGGTTTCCTGTGCAGGAAAATGAGTGCACATTCTTGAAGGTGATTCATCATTTACATCTGATGGGCAATACCATTAAAACCTGTAGTATCAGTCACTCATTCACAATGATTGGATTACAGAATTCATTGCTAAAGTCTGTTAATAATTGATGTAAAAGATGGTAGTTTCTATTTCAACATTTCAACTGAGTAGCTGTATtcagaaaggaaaataaaaatgaagtgcAGTTATTAAAGAATGTCTGATATACTTTCTGAACCAATTCACTGCTTGTTTTGAACCAATATTTTGGTCAAACTGGGTCCATTCTGTTGATCTTTTGGTTTGCTTCGACAACAGGCTTCCTAATAGCCAACAAAAAAGGAATATATAGTTGTAAGATTGGGTTAATTTAAGTGTactaaaacctttttttttaatacctagtAATTTATTGAGGTGAGATACTTGGACTATAATTTTTTCAACATTAATTGTCAAACTGAAACTTCTGTTCTTGCCTTACCCATCTTTATTTAATTGCAGTGATGATATGTATGATGGCAAGGTTTTGATGTTCTATTATGTTTTCCATTTGTCTTTAATTCTGTTGCAGTTATTTGTATAAATGCCATGAAGGTACAGggctaatatttaaaatatttttttcgctattaaaagtgattttcttGTACCATTAAATATGGTTCAATGTTGCAAACATTCACTAACCATGGCTCATTCATCTTGACTTCAGGAGGTTCCATCCTTGGAGTTAAGTTTCTGGATCCCCTTGCTGGACTAGTTGTCTCAGGCATGATCCTAAAAGCTGGACTTGGAACTGGGTACCAGAGGTATTTAATTTGGTCTTCtttaacttatcaaaaaaaaaaaaaaattcggttttcttttattgttgtGCCACTTAGTTTAGGACTCAATGCTCAGTAGGATAGGCTTAGCTTTTTATTCCAAGTGGATAGCTTTTAGGCATGTATAATTAAGCGGATGCTcttgtaaatttttattgatcacTTCACGTGGTTTTAGTTAGTTCAGTGGTTGAAGGGGTCGAACTGCATTTATTGCCCTTGTAGACTGTCTCCATGTCAAAACATATTCAAGGTCTAGaattttaatctttcttttctttttcttcttgttgcaTTGCTTTGCTCATACAGTCAGTCTTTGACTTTAAGTAAATACTTCTTAATTGGTGGATCAAGAAAGTTATTCATTGTAGCCCATATCTCCCAAGGGTATCAAAGCAAGGTTGCTTCACTCCCTGACAAATTCTAAGTTTCATTTGATCTAGTGACCTAAGGCAGTATAACAAGGATACATGTGAGTAAGTGGAGAGCAAATCATTGCAAAGGAAGTATGATGTTATTCTCATGATCCCAAAATAATGAGGTGTTGATTGCCCATGGTGAGCTTTTTGGTGGTCAAGAATTCCATAATAATTTTGATCCCaaatttgtgtttaaaaatgCTATTAGTATCTGACTTAATATAAGATGAGAACTTGTTGACATGGATTTGGCATGTGTTTAACTTGATAGTGTAATGGAACTGGTGGATGCTGCAGTTCCTGTGCAACAATTGGATCCTATTAAAGAAACAATTCTGCAAGTTGATGGAGTCAAAGTAAGTCTTAGTTTTTTCCCCTTTCACCAATGCTTAGGCCATTTTTTGTGTTCAGCTTTTGATATTTGGCCTTCCTATCTCCCCCTGTTAATGGGCATTTCGATTGTTCCTTGTAGTTCTGTTGTTAAACACAACCTCTACTTGACAATTTTCTTTAGTCATCCATTTTCTccatattatttaatttatggaTACATCTTTGTGTGAGAAAGACATCAACTATCCTAATTGCAAGGATGGAGCTTTTCTGTTTCTAGTTTCTTGTTTGCAGCTTGATCACTTTAGGCATGATTATTCTTCTCAAATGCATATTCATGGttgctttcttatttttttcttttcctttttgtaatttttttaaatgcctCTTATTTTTGTTCTAATTCACTGGATATAGTGAACTGGATTTGCATGACTAGTTCTTCATCTATTAGGAGTTTATTGAGGATTTGTATTCTGTAAATCATACTTTGCCATCTATTTGCTCATGGCTGCTGattaacttgaaaattttaggtAGTGTCTGGTTGAATTGTCTCTCAGGCATGCTTGCTTAAGAATTtcctcaaattatttttagggaTGCCATCGGTTAAGGGGAAGGAGGGCTGGTTCATCTCTGTATCTTGATGTACACATTGAGGTAGGTCATTCTGAATATTACATTGTTTTGCACCAAATTTTGTCAAGCCTTCAGTTTGCCTGTAAACTGCATCTACATGTGATCACTGGAGCTGATGCCATTTCTCCTTAACAAAGGTCTGCTAACTATTTTTTCCTTGCAGGTTGATCCTTTTTCTAGTGTTAGTGCTGCACATAATGTTGGTGAAAATGTTCGTCATCAAATTCATAAGTCCCATCCTGGAGTATCTGAAGTTTTCATACACATTGGTACTATACTTGCTTTTGGACCCCTGTTTTACcctttacctataaaaaaatacttgCTTTTGGACCCTTTTTTTGGTGCATGACCATCTACACTAGACTTTGGTGTCATAGGTACTATGAAAGCATTAATGGTAAAGATATTTTGGAATGACAGAGATGGACGTATATAAGTTCACACAGATTAATTGTTGGTAGAAAGATTTTCTTGCTTGATGTTCATGCCACTTGGAATACCTAGTACTTAAAAGAGCTATTTCCTTGCTAGAGTATGAGCATTGTAATTATGAGTTATTTCTCAATTAACTGTCTTTTGGTGGTGCATTGTGAATTTCAATACTCATTTGAGGGATATTGTAAAGATTTGGATGTTGCTTTGGTAATATttggcattttcttttcttttttattttattttattttatttagatagTTTAATGAAGGACAGTTGATCAAACTGAAGTTGGTCAAATCTTACCTTGGTTATGCTTGCTTCAGCCTTCATCAGAAGTTTGTTGCAGCCAATCAGTATTTTGTGAACCATTGCTAAGAATTGATTGCAAACTATACTTTCCACAATTAAACTATGCTTTCATCCACTTGCATGCCCTGAGCTCTTGCCTGGTAACAGTCCACAAATAGGTTACAGCTCATACTTCTCCATCTCACTTAGCATTAAATTGTTGTTTTGCATATGCTGCATTTGTTCACACCCCTCTCTTATGCACATGCTATTCTGCGAGGTACACTCCTTCCTTCCCATCCCatcctttctcttttcttctttagtCCTGTACTCTCTCTTAACATGACATAATAGAAAGGTGGTTAATAGTCGTTGTATTTTTGTTGAAGTTATTTTTCCTCaatgtttttggaaaaaaaacatgaaaagctCCATGCTTGTTTCTcgtttctttcttcttgttAACTTCATTAGATGGGTCTCTCTGCTGTCTTGCTTCTGCACTAATGCATCTCAATAGCATCTTAAGAAAACCAGGGAAAGTTGTACTTAGTAAAGTTGGTGGACTGCTGCTTTGTCTCATATTTGGTTATGATCATCAGGGCAGATTTTTAAGgattgataatttattgaaCTAAAGCAAATATTTTGCCACTAATTTCATGTGCTGCCTCTTGAACTTcatcattttacttattttttttggtttttttttttgttttttgttttttgtcttttttctttttgtttcattcCTTATGGATCACCCTCTTTCGCCCCCTTATGTTCTTCATTTAATATGCCCATGTTGCACATGCACGTACACATTGAAATACAAGAGATTCCGACTTCTTATCATATCCTATCAAATCTCATTTCATGTGCCATTTGCTTGTTGTTAATGTCCTTGTAGATCCTGCAATTTCACAAATTTCTCCCAGTATAATGGAGCagcaagaaaatttgaaagaaatgaattaTCAAAAGAGGAATGTTTCCTCAGAGCATAATGGGGTTGAAATTGTTTCAAATGTTCTCTCTTCAAAGTTCTCAGAGgtatcttttttctctttccaaagTTATAGCATGAAGTTTATGATATGATCTACTGGAAACTTTTGATTTATGCAATGGAGAATGATCCTGGTGAAGGTCTATGACCTCCACACTCCATGTCTTTAAGGCAGTGACCTAGCATGCTTAAAACATctgattttctcatttttttaaaaaaaattatttttagagtacttaaaattattttatttgccCATCATGAAGACTTTTTCCATAGAAAATATCCTAGGTGTGACTGTTCTCTAGTTCCATATATTCAGTTTTGATGCTCCGTAGCCCTTGGTTTGTAATGCATAATGCTTCCAACATTCCAGGGTGATAGAACTTATAAGTATTAAATGGTAATTTGGTTGTATTGATTAGTCTTAAATTTTCCATCCCTGTTAATCAGTCTGCTTGAAAAACTGCAAAGGTTTTCTCAAATACCCTCAAAGAAACTTTCTTGAGATAGAGGGAATTCTTCAGGAACTTCAGAAATTGTGTAGAATATGCTCAAGTATTGAATACCCTGGACTCGTGTAGAAACAGTGTCCAGATTACAGCATAATATTTTAGGAAAAGAGACCTGTATAGAAGGTTCTAATGAGTCTCCAGTAATCTCTATGAACTACTCATTTTAATTTGTTGGATCGAGTTGGGGATGAGGAGTGTCAGGTTGGgtaccctaaaaaaaaaaatcctatttcaAATGCTTATAAAGAATattccaattattttttctcttcatataGGCAAAGaaagaatttaataaaaattgccTACAAAAAGAAAGGGCAGTGCCCAAGCACATGGCAGCATACAAAAAGCACAAGTAGGTTTTTTGAAGCCAATTCCATTTTGTTATTCTTTGCTAGCAGCTctgtattaatcatattttaccGATCacaataacaattttaaatggGTTTCAGAAAATGGTTGTTGAGCGCATAACACAGCACTTGTTGCAAGGCAACACTCTGCTCCAAGTTGAGGTTTCCATGCCTCCTCATATTTTGATTCGGTAAGAGCCCAGACAATcagactttgttttttttttttcatgctgTATTTGAGCAATGCAAATAATatgaagtttttattatttcctCATTGTCATTTTAGAGATGCAATGAGGGTGGCAGAAGAAGCAGAGgaagaaattttgaaagtaGCCTCTGATGTTATTCGAGTCAGTATTCTACTACGATTGGGACAACCTATTCCAGAGCTTCACCAAAGATTACAAGAATGCAACACAGAGAAAAGCCAGAATACCCACCCATA
Above is a genomic segment from Vitis riparia cultivar Riparia Gloire de Montpellier isolate 1030 chromosome 7, EGFV_Vit.rip_1.0, whole genome shotgun sequence containing:
- the LOC117918347 gene encoding metal tolerance protein 2 isoform X2, producing the protein MHVQTLAVALVHRKTEAPDLCPPVSANYFLFQLRFCAAMGFRFQNLNSIHKTLVSRISSHTHGTLLQTPNFPNSTTRSFNPQSYDPSSIFPHNPIFRVPKRWHFGHSHNHHDHQHHHSSEVGESIFRLGLFADIGLVTGKALTGYLSGSTAIIADAAHSASDVVLSGVALWSYKVAKAPKDKEHPYGHGKFETLGALGISCMLLATAGGIAWHAVDVLLGVLSAAPEVINHSLAHEHVHSHHHSGHHHGIDVDHPVLALRGSILGVKFLDPLAGLVVSGMILKAGLGTGYQSVMELVDAAVPVQQLDPIKETILQVDGVKGCHRLRGRRAGSSLYLDVHIEVDPFSSVSAAHNVGENVRHQIHKSHPGVSEVFIHIDPAISQISPSIMEQQENLKEMNYQKRNVSSEHNGVEIVSNVLSSKFSEKMVVERITQHLLQGNTLLQVEVSMPPHILIRDAMRVAEEAEEEILKVASDVIRVSILLRLGQPIPELHQRLQECNTEKSQNTHP
- the LOC117918347 gene encoding metal tolerance protein 2 isoform X1 — encoded protein: MHVQTLAVALVHRKTEAPDLCPPVSANYFLFQLRFCAAMGFRFQNLNSIHKTLVSRISSHTHGTLLQTPNFPNSTTRSFNPQSYDPSSIFPHNPIFRVPKRWHFGHSHNHHDHQHHHSSEVGESIFRLGLFADIGLVTGKALTGYLSGSTAIIADAAHSASDVVLSGVALWSYKVAKAPKDKEHPYGHGKFETLGALGISCMLLATAGGIAWHAVDVLLGVLSAAPEVINHSLAHEHVHSHHHSGHHHGIDVDHPVLALSMTVVSIAIKEGLYWITKRAGERQGSGLMMANAWHHRVDAISSVVALIGVGGSILGVKFLDPLAGLVVSGMILKAGLGTGYQSVMELVDAAVPVQQLDPIKETILQVDGVKGCHRLRGRRAGSSLYLDVHIEVDPFSSVSAAHNVGENVRHQIHKSHPGVSEVFIHIDPAISQISPSIMEQQENLKEMNYQKRNVSSEHNGVEIVSNVLSSKFSEKMVVERITQHLLQGNTLLQVEVSMPPHILIRDAMRVAEEAEEEILKVASDVIRVSILLRLGQPIPELHQRLQECNTEKSQNTHP